The segment TAGAAGTACCAGCAAGAGAtcaaagggagggagaagagagaggttgGGGTATTATTCTCCTGACTTCTCCTTGGTGGGGGTCTCTTCAACTGAAGATCACAGCTCCTATGAGACAGTCCTGTCTAAGTTTTGGTAActtatcccctcccccacctttgaTCTTTCAAACATCATCCATTTAGTACACTTACCCTAGATTACCCACTTGAAGTGCCATTATCTTTCCTATCTTTGACCTGAGTAAAGGGCTGGAGCTGCTCACAACCTTCAGGTCATCTTGTGGCATATGAGAGAAGATCAACATGAAGGAGACCAGAGCCAAGGGAGCCAAAGGGACTGAATCCTGGCCCTGTTGGCCAGGGCCTGACTCCGGTTATGTCTGAAGCTGTCACACACACTAATTTTTCAGTTGCATGAGccagtatattttcttttttgtttaaaacattttcagttgGTATTTCAATTGCTTGAAATGAAAAGAGTGTTAATTAAGGTGTAACTAAAAATATAACTCTAAAGTGAAGATGCATGGATCCCCAATCCTAAAGCCCCTCCATTTGACCTAAATACAGAACTGCCTTCCCATTCCATCTCCATGAGGCCCAATCCTACAGAAGAACCTATTTTCAGATTTctctgagattctgtctcccttacACAATTTGTGTATCCTTATAATATTCACCATCTTTACTCAAGTTTTCATGCGTGTGTCTCTGTTCTTTGGAgcaaaatgaacataataaaatggttcccattttacagataacaaaatGGAGTCcaagataaatgaagaaacttCACTTAAGTTAAAGGTGGATATCAAACCTGGACTTATCAGGTAGGTCTTCTGGCCCGAGATTTTTCTatgttcctttttccctccttcccttatgcctttcttttcctatttGCCATAATCGTTTGTTACCCTATTGCCCTAGTAGCCTAGGACATGTCACATTATCGCAGGGCCTTGATGCTAGCCAACTGTCAGAGAAGACAAGTCAtgggtttgtctttctctgagtttccatttcttGTGTGTATACTCATTTGGCATTTAGCATGTGCTACCCTATGAAGGTTTGGGGATGCTTGATAAGGTTTACATGTACTTCTATTTAGCTCCAGAAGTATTCATGACTTGCCACCTCAGGTGAGAGTAAATTTATCTGGTATCTGATTCATCTTGGAAAAATccatagtgcctagcacagtatTTACCTCACATTAAATAATCAGTAAATATCCATTGACAAGATTGACTAAAAGGATTTTATATAGGGCAAATGCTGGCTAAGCTGCTGAAACAAAATTATGGTAGCTCCAACATGACTTTAGTGTACTTCTCTCCCATTGCCCACAGATGGGCAGGCAGTCCAGGGTAGGTAAGTGTCTCTGTTCTTTGAAGTCACCCAGGGACTCGGGTTCTAACTTCTTGCTCTGCCATCTCCTAGGGTATTTTTCTTCCCAGGACCAGAGCTGGCCCACTATTACCACATTCACATTCTGGCCTAATGAtaggaggaaagggaaaatgaaggGAAAGCAGGTAACTTCCTTATTAAAATCTGAttcaaatatgtacatattatctCTGCTTGAGGTTCATTGGCTAAAGCATTGTCACATGGTCACACTGACTTGCAAGTGATACCAGGAAATATAGAATCTAAATGGACAGCCATGTGGTCAGATATAACTTAGAGCCCTATTGCTCAAAGAAAGACGAGGAGCCCTTTGATCATTCAACATCCactaaatgactaaaattaaaaagttcaatgATACCAAGTGGGTAGGAGAAGAAAATGGTATGTGAACCTTAGCAAACGCTTTGGTCCTTCCTCTTGTCGGTAATTGCCTAAAAGTTATGAAAACATATTCCCACAAAATGACTGGTACAAGAGTGCTCATACAAGTCTTATTCATAAGAGCCCAAAccaggaaacaaaccaaatgtccacCCACAGGAGAATGACGGAACATGTTGTGGGATATTCATGCAATGGAATGCCACTCAGCAACAGAGGAACAAAGTACTGATACAAAtctaaatttcaatttctttaaatttctttaaaaccaggaggaaaaaatgaactttcaggctgaagaaaacattttattaatatgtaatacggatatgtttgtttttatagtaacacagttataaaatataattttttaacttcattttttatgaagaaaggggCCCATGAAGTCCCAAGGGCCCACGGAGGTCATAATGCAGCCCTACAAACAACAGGGATGAGTCTTAAGAACATTATGTTGAGCAGAAAAACTTGGGGCACAAAAGAGTATATGCTGTATGGTTTTATTTAATGAAGTTCTGTAACAGCCAAAGTAATCTGTGTCAACAGAGATCAGAAAATGGTTGCTTCTGGGATGGGGAGGGATTGCctagaaagaagaatgaaggtGCTTTCCTGGttgacagaaatgttctgtatcttgtttTGGGTGGGTTACCCAGGTGTATATATAATTGTCTAAAATCATGGAACTGAACCTTTAGGACCTGTGCCTTTTATTGTATAGCAATTATGCAACAACTAAAAACAAGAAAGGGGAGAATGGACATTGGGGACAATTAATCTCTGCAAGAGATATGGTGAATAAATTCTTGAGACAGTGCTAGTTGACAagattttaaattgcattttagtGGAAAAGCTTTAGGAGCCCAAAGGGAAGGGTGCAAACACTGTGACAGGTCAGTGGGGAACAAATCACTCTGCTTTGTATCATTCAAGGTTTTTTATTGCAAGCAAGAGAAGTAGCTCTGGCTAGCTGAAGCAGAAAACGAAATTACAGGAAGAATAGCAAACTATAAAGAACAGGCTCTGTAAACAGGCAGGAATTAAGGAGGCAAAACACGGAAAGGATCACACCATCAGCTCTCTGACAGATCAGAGGATGATGCCCTTATCCTATGGCTGGTTCTCCCAGTTGAACCCTATCTGAGGCTTCCACTGCATCTATTTATCACTCCCCCAGAAGTGAAAACCTGGATAGCAGTGTCTGATGAACTGAGCCTAGGTCTCACCTATATATAACAATTCACAAGGAGTTGGGTGAGGGAACACATGGTTCACTTGGCTTCTAGAGGGGGAGGTGGGGTCCTGTGTCCTACTTACTTTGGAACTCCCAAAAATAGGGATGGAGTTTGAATGCAGGGCAGCCCCAAATAACCAACGTTTACAACGCAGTCTATCTCTGTTGTTCAGATTCCTACTTGTGATTCTAATTCCTGACAAGGACTTCAAGATCCAGGGCAGGCCCAATGTAGATTGTTATGTTCTAAACACCACTGATCTGGGAGAGTGAACCACGGGATCAGGTGTGGAAGATCACCCTGGCTCACAATCTGGGACCTGGGTAGGGAAACCAGTTTTACTGGTGAGCTCTGGTGCGAGAATTACACAAGAGAAATGTCTGAAAGCCAGATAAGATGGCAGGACTTGCAGATTAATCTGGACGGTGGAAAGGCCAGGAAAAAGGAGTCAATGGGGACAGCCCAAATTTCTGACTTgagagaggaggggtgaggaTGTGAGAATGTATAGGCAAAGCAAGACCCAAGGGAGGCAAGGAGGTTTGTTTAATTTCGGTTTGGGGTGGTTGGATGGGAACGGTTAAGGTTTTGTCATGGTGAATTCGAGATAGAGATATCCAATACACGACTGAAATGACACGTTTTAGAAAAAGACCAGCGAAGGTCGCGTCTACTGGCCGAGGCCTTGGACGAGGGCGACCTTAGCCTAGGCGGCGGCACGGAGGTCGAAAAAAGGATGCAGGCGAAGGCTGACATTtacgaaacagtctccaggcttcCCACCCAGCCGCGCTGCGCACGTGTTCGCGGCCCGCCCCGCGccctccccccaggccccgcccccccgggCGGGGCGAGGCAGCGGCTCTGCTAAATCACCGGAAGACGTAGTCGGGTAGGCGCGCGCTTCGGCCGCCGGCGACCCCCGCGCGCACTTGGGAGGGGCATCCGCCGAATGGGGCGAGGGGACGCGGATCCGCGGGGAAGGGGGGATTCCCTGATTCCCGGGCCCGCGGCGCTAAgcgcggtggcggcggcggcggcactGCTGGCCGCCTTGCTCCTGCTGTGGCTTGAGGAcgcggggccgggggccggcTCCAGGTAACCCCTCCGTGCAGGGGACCGAGCTAGGCCCCTGCATCCCagtgggcagaggaaggaggggttGGAACCGGAGGTACTGGTGGAGAACCAGGCCCATGGGTGCCGTGGCACCTGGGCGCATTCTCCTTAGGGCCCTTTCCGAGCAGTAGATTTACTCAGGTGCGCGGACGGCCAGGGCGCCACGCCCTGCAGGTGATTCAGCACTTTCCCCTGGGCCCAGACTGCGGAGAAAAATAGTACTGTTTTCTAGAACAAATAAACCACCATTGTTCCCCAGGATAAGCAAGGGCCATCCTTTACACATCCCAAGACCACATCTGTCGATGTTATTTCTGTAGCATGGCTGAGACTGAGGCGCTGCCGAAGCTTCGGGAAGACTTCAGGATGCAGAATAAATCTGTCTTTATTCTGGGGGCCAGCGGGGAAACCGGCAGAGTGCTCTTAAAAGAAATCTTGGAACAGaacctgttttccaaagtcacGCTCATTGGCCGGAGAAAGCTCACCTTCGATGAGGAAGCTTATAAAAATGTGGTGGGTATTTTAGCTGGGACTCAAAAATGTATTTGCAGCGATTCTGCGGAGTGAACATATTTTTAAGCCTAAAGGCTGAACATTTCCTGTGCAGTGGTAGAGGTGATCAGAATGTGGCCAAGAATGGTCTGTGAGAGCCCTTTCTGGAAGTTTTTGTCGCGGTTTTAAGCCCAGGTCAGCCTAcccactcactgtgtgaccttgggcaaagccCTTCTTTCAATCTAGACTCCTGTAAGGCCGGCCTGGATTGTAATGGGGCCTGGGGGGACAGAGAAGAGCACATTTTCAGGGCCATTCAAGCTGGGTTCTAGAAGCAGACCTGTAACCTGGGGCAATTTTCTAAACCACTTTGCTTGTCTTGTTTACCTGTCCACTCAATGCTGATGTCAGTGAATTGCAAGCAGAGTCTATGGCAATGAAAGGTGCGATTATTCACTGATAAGATTGCCCTCTTAACTTCCCAGGGCTGCAGCCTTGTGGATGTAAGTGGAATATTCTCTGCACTGCCACGCTTACATGGTTAGCCAAATGATACATGCCAGATTCCCCTAAATATTTGAAGTCTGAGCTTTGTAGAGATTCCTTTCCTCATTTAAAGGGAGTTGTGAACTGTGGCAGATTAAACTATAATGTAATTCTGAGACCCCACAACTACAGAACTTGGTCCCATAGGCTTCACAGATGGAACATTCTAGGTAACAAGTGTCTCACTATACATGTTCTTAACCCCCTGAATACCCATGGTCAGTCATTTTGCATAGAGCTTATGTCCACCAGgacttttctatttaaaatggaCATCTTTGCTCAGACTTAGGTAATAAGTAGTTTTCATAGTCTGCCTTCATGGAATATGTCAAATACTCCTGGTAATTAAAAACGGAAATTGAGTTCTGTGCTTTGATAAATGAGTTCTGGTGGCACATCTTTTGGTTATGCACTTAATGCGAACATACTTTTCTTCAGCATTGCACATAGTGCCCTGAAAATCCTTTTGAAAGAGTTGTTACTAGGGAAGGAAGACTACATTTTATTTGAACTCCTGGGTGATGGGAacttctcaatcttttttttttttttcccagtctttatttattttgacagagagggtgCACACACAAGttagggaggggaaaagagaggagggcagaggatcctaagtgggctgacagcagagagccctatgcggggcttgaacccacaaaccgaatccacaaaccacgaaatcatgacccaagccaaaatctgatgcctaaccaactaagccacccaggcatccctcaatctttcttttttaggtttcACAACAAATTTATGAGGTTTCATGAAGGTTCTTAAACCTGAGTGAGCATGAAAATTACTGAGGGTGCTTATTACAAGGGCATTTTCTGCTTCAGAAGTATCGGTGCAACACCTAAGAAGAAGCCTTTCTATCAAACACTCACTGTCCGATTCTAAAATAGGTGGTTCATGAATTGGACTGAAGGAAAGAttatcattcacattttattggtggaaaaacagacacatggtaAATAACTTGGCCAAAATCATAGGCTTAGTAAGTAGCAGGCTCGAGTCGAACCTAGGTCTTTGAGGTTCCAAACACCGTTCCTTGCCCTGAAATTATACCTCACTGGTATCCCTTCTGGTGGTATAGAcaggtcttttatttttccagagagaAAATGATAATTGAACTTGACTTTAGAGATCTAGGGATCACTTATAGTCCAATTATATATACTGTGGACATCTAAGTGCATTGTTGATTTTGAACTCAGATTAATAACTTTTTAGTGGGAGAAAATGAgcttgcaaaatttttaaaaaatatgattatgCATTTCCCTTAATTGAATTTCTATTATGTTACTAAACTTGGTTTTTCTCCCGGCAAAGTATCAATTTTATAAATAGTATCTGTAACAATCCTATGGTCATAGGTCTTAAAAACTACCCAGTACCTTATTAATTCTGTATAAAGTACTAAATGTGTCCATGCTTAATGTCTAATGCCCCAGCTTTCTGCCACTCTGCACCAGTGCCGCTCTGGCCCTTTCAGAGGTTTcttactaagtaaaagaaacacTATGTGGCATCGCAATTTCCGTACCTAGGAATCTGCCCTGCTAAATAGTCTAACGTGGAAAAGATAGAAGGAGACTGGCAAGAGAAAGAGATGCCAGAGCAGAGAGCTCGCAAAATTTAATGGTAAGTGGGCAGCCTCTTCAATAATGTTCTGTAACTTACTCTTTAAATCTAGAGGggtatttttctctgtcttttaataaCATCAAGTTATGTACAGCTTTGTCCTTGTCGTCTAGAATCAAGAAGTGGTGGACTTTGAAAAGTTGGATGACTACGCTTCTGCCTTTCAAGGTCATGATGTTGGATTCTGTTGCCTGGGTACCACCAGAAAAAAAGCCGGGGCGGTAAGGAAGAAATAGACCCCTTTCCCTTTTGCCGGCCAGTAACGTCAaagattcctttcttcctctttttctttatgtttgtggtgCTTAAATGTAAATAAGCTCTTATCATTTAAGATTTCATAGGCTGCCCTAGCTTTTACTACTCTTTGGGTAGTACTGATAAATTTATCTTTCCTTCAAAGTAATCCTTGAGTTCAGTCCTCGTGCTGAGAGATGTCGTAAATATTTACAAGGTCTTGCCTCTTGCAAATATTGCTGTCACCACATCCCCTGATGAAGGCAAACCATTATGTCTGAGTCAAAGTAACTGGCTCATGCTGTTGgcagtaaacttttttttttctttataaatgttttaaacttaAAGCGTTCTCTCTCACATGAATGATTTGCTGGAACCTATTTTCATGCCAAGCTTTAAACTTCCGATATAGGACGTCAGAACAGAGGCACGATTCAGCTAGCCTTTGGTGATGACTCAGCCTTCGGCGATGATTCAACCCCAGTGGTGATTCAGCCTTAACTGACGCAGAACTGTTCTaatccatgttttattttctttttaatggtatTCTAAATTGCATCGGCCTCTGTCCAGAAGTCATAGTTTACTACCTAGTTAGAAGTCATTGCTTACTATGTAGATTCTGGGCAGGTGTTAATACATCTTGATATATACCTTGACTATAGTTTATCCCTCTGGCAGAAGATTGCTGGAGCTAAATGTATCTATTAAATATGTAGGACCACAATGCTGCTATGGGGGCTTATCATAGATTTATACACAGGCCCTCGCATCAGCACCATTAGGAGAGCGCATGACTAAGAACTCTTGGTTTATACCAGCTAAGGGGTTTAGCTCAGATGTGTTTCTCTGGGCCTGCTGGTGATCCAAATAAGAATTCTATTTATGCTTTCGGTAAGgatgtatttccaaatttttgcaGTTCTCTTATGTCCACTTGGAACCCAgctgggtttgagctctgtgctggaaaGTATGGATTATAGAGAAATTGGACTTTCCCGGGAATGGGCAGGTTGTGTCTCCTAGAAAGGGTCATGTTCCTGCTCAGCAGCTGGTGCAGGCTTTTCTGTCCCAGGGCCAGTCACAAGCAGTGTGCCCTCTGAGAGCATTGAAGAACTTTTGTTCTAGTGCATTGCAGGTTGAACTGTCTCAAGTGCCAACCTGATTTTGGTGGTgactcagcaaaataaaaaacactgcaTTAGGTATGGAGCAGTTGATATTCATGACACAAGGCAAATCTCGTTATAGGATGCTCCAGGAAAAAGTCTAAATTGTTTTGATGTATTCAAATCACGTAAAGCAGTTTTAATTAGAGGAATCGGGTGTCTTCCCtatccagaatatttttttagatGGAGTtggttcccctccccccaccc is part of the Felis catus isolate Fca126 chromosome D1, F.catus_Fca126_mat1.0, whole genome shotgun sequence genome and harbors:
- the HTATIP2 gene encoding oxidoreductase HTATIP2 isoform X1 — protein: MGRGDADPRGRGDSLIPGPAALSAVAAAAALLAALLLLWLEDAGPGAGSSMAETEALPKLREDFRMQNKSVFILGASGETGRVLLKEILEQNLFSKVTLIGRRKLTFDEEAYKNVNQEVVDFEKLDDYASAFQGHDVGFCCLGTTRKKAGAEGFVRVDRDYVLKSAELAKAGGCKHFNLLSSKGADKSSNFLYMQVKGEVEARVEELQFERYSVFRPGFLLCDRQESRPGEWLVRKFFGSLPESWARWHSVPVATVVRAMLNNAVNPSGKKKELLDNNAIHDLGKADDSLKP